A genomic stretch from Telmatocola sphagniphila includes:
- a CDS encoding molybdopterin molybdotransferase MoeA, with product MLSVSDALQIVLNQAHRLKPVQFNLGREILGLVLAEDLLADRDSPPFDKSMMDGIAVNTSEPGPDYELSNTILAGDSLPRTLLTGQAMRIMTGASVPIGADAVIPVEVLTESANRRIRNNSAPPKPGKNILKRGTEYKCGDVILPQGLVLNPAVVGLLSSIGQTELPCYPIPRICVFSSGNEIVEPHQQPVGSQIRNSNGPMLTALAEQVGAEATYLGIIPDEEEKLKTEIARGSERADIVLISGGVSMGSHDLIPRILAELATEIYFHKIAMKPGKPLLFGKLGKCLVFGLPGNPVSSLVSFILFVEPVLRKLRGEIECEPKKVLLPLSESLITDNDRPTYLPGRLLVQEGMELIRPIPWAGSANLLAYKEANVLLAVPAGPVKLAPGERVTAFRMN from the coding sequence ATGCTATCTGTTTCTGACGCTCTGCAAATTGTTTTGAATCAGGCTCACCGTCTCAAACCGGTGCAATTCAACCTGGGTCGGGAGATTCTGGGGCTCGTACTTGCGGAAGATTTACTTGCGGATCGTGACTCACCTCCATTCGATAAATCGATGATGGATGGGATCGCAGTTAATACTTCCGAACCGGGCCCAGATTATGAACTTTCGAACACGATCCTGGCCGGCGATTCTCTCCCACGAACGCTTCTAACCGGTCAAGCAATGCGAATCATGACGGGTGCCTCTGTACCCATCGGAGCAGATGCCGTCATTCCAGTAGAGGTGCTGACGGAATCGGCCAACCGGCGAATTCGGAATAATTCCGCGCCTCCGAAACCGGGCAAAAACATCTTAAAACGGGGCACGGAATATAAGTGCGGCGATGTCATACTCCCCCAGGGTCTCGTCCTAAATCCGGCTGTAGTAGGATTGCTTTCCAGTATTGGTCAGACGGAACTCCCATGCTATCCCATACCTCGGATTTGCGTATTCAGCTCAGGAAATGAAATCGTCGAACCCCACCAGCAACCGGTTGGAAGCCAGATTCGAAATAGCAACGGACCGATGCTCACGGCACTGGCCGAACAAGTGGGAGCCGAAGCCACTTATCTGGGAATCATCCCGGACGAGGAAGAAAAATTAAAAACGGAAATTGCTCGGGGAAGTGAACGGGCGGATATTGTTCTGATCTCGGGCGGCGTTTCCATGGGCAGCCATGATCTGATTCCGAGAATTCTGGCCGAACTCGCAACCGAGATCTATTTTCACAAAATAGCGATGAAGCCGGGTAAGCCGCTACTCTTTGGTAAATTGGGCAAATGTCTGGTCTTCGGCCTTCCCGGAAACCCGGTCAGTTCGCTGGTCAGCTTCATTCTCTTCGTCGAGCCGGTTTTAAGAAAGTTACGTGGAGAGATAGAGTGTGAGCCTAAAAAGGTATTGCTCCCACTGTCTGAATCGTTGATAACGGATAACGACCGGCCGACTTACCTCCCAGGCCGCCTACTCGTTCAGGAAGGCATGGAATTGATTCGACCGATTCCCTGGGCAGGATCGGCCAATCTGCTGGCGTACAAGGAAGCCAATGTGCTATTAGCAGTCCCCGCCGGCCCGGTGAAATTAGCGCCCGGTGAGCGTGTCACTGCCTTCCGAATGAATTGA
- a CDS encoding BON domain-containing protein gives MRGRIILTLAAGTGLWLGGSVHASEPIKSLFGAKTEKTTSAPDSQVVADEIARRIKASGTAEGATVNIRVEKGRVELTGSALSMDQQQAIAKNAMGVDGVSEVVLNMKVITKLETSAPPMNLQLARMQTQEPGQIALQPPATPAPMPMATVGVPAGAPYGNDPVPLVGPGAGGYDPYGPKMPGYSWPTYAPYNNVSRVAYPQAYPYNAFPFIGPYYPFPKVPPGWRTVQLSWDDGHWYMGRVSTPHDYWRVRFW, from the coding sequence GTGAGGGGACGAATCATCCTAACATTGGCTGCCGGCACAGGATTGTGGCTCGGCGGCTCCGTCCACGCTTCCGAACCTATCAAAAGTTTGTTCGGTGCTAAAACAGAAAAAACGACTTCGGCTCCAGACAGCCAAGTCGTAGCCGATGAAATCGCTCGCCGTATCAAGGCTAGCGGCACGGCGGAAGGCGCGACGGTCAATATTCGCGTCGAAAAAGGCCGGGTCGAACTGACCGGCTCGGCTCTGAGCATGGATCAGCAGCAAGCGATCGCCAAAAACGCCATGGGCGTCGACGGCGTCAGCGAAGTCGTGCTGAACATGAAAGTGATCACCAAGCTGGAAACCAGCGCTCCGCCGATGAACCTGCAACTGGCCCGCATGCAGACGCAGGAACCTGGCCAGATCGCTCTGCAGCCCCCGGCGACGCCCGCTCCGATGCCCATGGCAACGGTTGGTGTCCCTGCTGGTGCTCCTTACGGCAACGATCCCGTGCCTTTGGTGGGCCCCGGTGCCGGCGGCTACGATCCTTACGGACCGAAAATGCCGGGTTATTCGTGGCCGACCTACGCTCCTTACAACAACGTAAGCCGCGTGGCCTATCCTCAGGCGTATCCTTATAACGCCTTCCCGTTCATCGGGCCGTACTATCCCTTCCCGAAGGTTCCTCCGGGATGGCGAACGGTCCAGCTCAGCTGGGATGACGGGCACTGGTACATGGGTCGGGTTTCGACTCCCCACGATTATTGGCGAGTTCGATTCTGGTGA
- a CDS encoding alpha/beta hydrolase, which yields MSWFGRSKKHWFWRRVYFYGFFLIMFFAFKQFIERKLVFRGDSEMEPIPKERIAESFCETPSGNKIHSWWMPVPNARWHIVIFHGNAGNLSFYGSRMARFAELLKASTMVFDYPGYGLSTGSPDEKSCYESATSVIQDYIQRGLIDPNKLVYLGESLGGGVAVEQSRVVPPRALVLLKTFTSLPAAAKNLYPMLPTFTLMSNRFDNLGKIGQLHVPVILFSGTRDQLVPFQHGQELFEAANNPKKFVALVGSRHNDLIPDLFYAELVSFLDQIR from the coding sequence ATGTCCTGGTTCGGTCGCTCGAAAAAACACTGGTTCTGGCGAAGGGTTTACTTCTACGGGTTCTTTCTCATCATGTTCTTTGCTTTCAAACAATTCATAGAGCGGAAATTGGTATTCCGCGGGGATTCGGAGATGGAGCCGATTCCCAAGGAGCGGATCGCAGAATCGTTCTGCGAAACGCCTTCCGGCAACAAAATCCATTCCTGGTGGATGCCCGTCCCGAATGCCCGATGGCATATCGTTATTTTTCATGGCAATGCCGGCAACCTGAGTTTCTATGGCAGCCGAATGGCTCGCTTCGCGGAACTGTTGAAGGCCTCCACGATGGTCTTCGATTACCCCGGCTATGGCTTATCGACTGGAAGCCCCGACGAAAAAAGTTGCTACGAATCGGCGACAAGCGTCATTCAGGACTACATTCAAAGAGGTCTGATCGATCCCAACAAGCTAGTCTATCTGGGCGAATCCCTGGGTGGCGGCGTAGCCGTGGAACAATCGCGGGTTGTTCCCCCAAGGGCGCTGGTTTTGTTAAAAACATTCACGTCGCTTCCTGCCGCGGCGAAAAACCTCTATCCCATGCTTCCCACATTCACGTTGATGTCCAATCGGTTCGATAATCTAGGCAAAATCGGTCAACTTCATGTGCCCGTGATCCTATTCAGCGGCACGAGAGATCAACTCGTCCCTTTCCAGCACGGCCAGGAATTATTCGAAGCAGCGAACAATCCTAAAAAGTTCGTCGCCTTGGTGGGATCTCGGCACAATGACTTGATCCCCGACCTGTTTTATGCAGAGTTGGTATCGTTTCTGGATCAGATCAGATAA
- the lnt gene encoding apolipoprotein N-acyltransferase, translating into MNCNCSRTRNLLSLLSGLMLYACFYPLNLGLVLGWVALVPLLIAVLNSETRRQAILTSLFAGLAFYVPVLQWMRVAHPAMYATWLGLALYCTFYLIVVMLLTRSLVRKGLPLWFVLPMIWTLGEYIRSHFPTGFSFLESIGFRTHVGFGWYHLGYSQRDNFLFSQLAKYTGIYGLTWVLVLVNCVLALWIQRYLSASSKMVYSNRRSLILATVGALLVVIGVHFSAINDGINDAVSLKSTLSHELKVKLIQTNIPQDIKNARGDEMLHQFLSLGDAAARERPDLIIWPETTCPDEWLDAETPSKRASLPVEFSKRQAMLREYLTNRFHSNILVGLNGLVYESKEVEWKYNSALFLNEDGTRDQRYDKMHLVPFGEYVPLRQTFPWMKMFTPYDHDYSCKPGETWTRFDLKKEDRDFHFGVMICYEDSDASMAREAVSRSIDAGEPLDFLVNISNDGWFNGTSEHEEHLSICRFRAIETRRPVVRAVNMGISAVIDEFGVVKKLPGDNYSSSKKVQAIVSDTLKLYDTATDKTIYVRFGDWVPGICFLCLFGCLIWSRVRAKAV; encoded by the coding sequence ATGAACTGTAACTGCTCCCGAACGCGAAATCTCCTAAGTCTCCTCAGCGGTTTAATGCTCTACGCCTGTTTCTATCCTTTGAATTTGGGCCTGGTGCTGGGTTGGGTTGCTCTGGTGCCCTTGCTGATTGCGGTCCTCAATAGTGAAACGCGTCGACAGGCCATACTCACTTCTTTATTCGCCGGTTTGGCCTTTTACGTTCCTGTATTGCAATGGATGCGAGTCGCTCATCCGGCCATGTACGCCACCTGGTTGGGACTGGCACTCTACTGCACTTTCTATCTGATTGTAGTGATGCTTTTGACCCGCTCGCTCGTACGAAAAGGGCTTCCTCTCTGGTTCGTTCTGCCGATGATCTGGACGCTCGGGGAATACATTCGAAGTCATTTCCCGACGGGGTTTTCATTCCTGGAATCGATCGGATTTCGCACGCACGTCGGCTTCGGCTGGTACCACCTGGGCTATAGCCAACGGGATAATTTTCTTTTCAGTCAACTCGCCAAGTATACGGGTATTTACGGTTTGACCTGGGTCCTGGTGCTGGTCAATTGCGTTCTGGCTCTTTGGATTCAAAGATATCTGAGCGCCAGTTCAAAAATGGTCTATTCCAATCGCCGAAGTTTAATTCTAGCCACAGTGGGTGCTCTTCTAGTTGTGATCGGGGTTCATTTCTCTGCGATTAATGATGGAATTAACGATGCAGTCTCCCTCAAAAGCACTCTTTCGCACGAACTAAAAGTTAAACTGATTCAAACCAACATTCCGCAGGACATCAAGAACGCCCGGGGTGACGAAATGCTCCATCAATTTTTGAGCCTAGGAGATGCGGCGGCTCGAGAGCGCCCCGACTTGATTATTTGGCCGGAGACTACCTGCCCGGACGAATGGTTGGATGCGGAAACTCCAAGTAAAAGAGCTTCGCTTCCTGTTGAATTTTCCAAGCGTCAGGCGATGCTGCGCGAGTATCTGACGAATCGGTTTCACTCGAATATTCTGGTCGGGCTGAACGGACTCGTTTACGAATCGAAAGAAGTCGAGTGGAAGTACAACTCCGCCTTATTCCTCAATGAAGACGGAACTCGGGATCAGCGGTACGACAAAATGCATCTGGTTCCGTTCGGGGAATACGTGCCGCTCCGCCAGACTTTTCCCTGGATGAAAATGTTCACTCCTTACGATCACGACTATAGCTGCAAACCGGGCGAAACCTGGACTCGGTTTGATCTAAAAAAAGAAGATAGAGATTTCCATTTCGGTGTGATGATTTGTTACGAAGACTCCGATGCTTCCATGGCCCGAGAAGCCGTTAGTCGTTCGATTGATGCGGGCGAACCGCTCGATTTCCTCGTCAACATATCGAACGACGGCTGGTTCAACGGCACTTCCGAGCACGAGGAACATCTTTCTATTTGCCGCTTCCGCGCCATTGAAACCCGGCGTCCCGTTGTGCGGGCCGTGAACATGGGAATTTCTGCGGTTATAGATGAATTCGGTGTCGTTAAAAAGCTTCCTGGCGACAACTATTCCAGCAGTAAAAAAGTGCAGGCAATTGTTTCCGACACACTAAAGCTTTACGACACAGCGACGGATAAAACCATCTATGTACGATTCGGAGATTGGGTACCGGGGATTTGCTTCCTCTGCCTGTTCGGTTGCCTGATTTGGAGCCGCGTTAGGGCAAAGGCAGTTTAA
- the xseA gene encoding exodeoxyribonuclease VII large subunit has translation MTESQVLTISAITATIKQLLEAGFPQVWVAGEISNLSRPASKHLYFALRDSQAQLKCVMYRSSAERCPFDLHDGLEILAKGRITVYPPSGQYQLIVDAIQPKGMGLQELKLRQLKEKLQKLGYFSSERKRPLPKFPRRIALVTSPTGAAIRDMLEVFRSRWPVAEILLFPVRVQGDTAPAEIARAIRISNETPLAGYPIDLLIVGRGGGSAEDLSAFDTEIVADAIFESRIPVISAVGHEIDVSISDMVADYRALTPTQAAVACTPVRDELLSNLEANLSRLGELLRQKAERIRVRLDSIVRHQAFRSPLDGIRDREQRLDLLADRLLRNWQDRKSRYQNQLVTASAKLESLSPLKVLSRGYSLTQEIETSKIATTKELKIDQRIRTRLADGEIISRIEEVKPAS, from the coding sequence ATGACAGAATCCCAAGTACTGACTATTTCAGCAATTACGGCAACCATCAAACAGTTGCTGGAAGCGGGATTTCCCCAGGTGTGGGTGGCAGGGGAAATTTCCAACCTCAGTCGTCCGGCTTCCAAACATCTCTATTTTGCATTGCGGGACAGTCAGGCCCAGTTGAAATGTGTGATGTACCGCAGTTCTGCGGAACGCTGCCCGTTTGACTTACACGATGGCCTGGAGATTCTGGCTAAAGGCCGCATTACAGTTTATCCTCCCAGCGGCCAGTATCAACTGATCGTCGATGCCATCCAACCCAAGGGTATGGGTCTTCAGGAGTTGAAACTCCGGCAACTCAAAGAAAAGTTGCAGAAGCTCGGCTACTTCAGCTCGGAACGAAAACGCCCCCTGCCGAAGTTTCCACGTCGGATCGCTTTAGTGACGAGCCCGACTGGAGCAGCTATTCGAGACATGCTCGAGGTCTTTCGATCTCGCTGGCCGGTTGCGGAAATTCTTTTATTTCCCGTTCGGGTTCAGGGGGATACGGCTCCCGCCGAGATAGCTCGGGCCATCAGAATCTCAAATGAAACTCCTCTGGCGGGATACCCCATCGACCTATTAATTGTGGGTCGGGGAGGAGGTTCCGCAGAGGATCTGTCTGCCTTTGATACGGAAATCGTTGCGGATGCGATTTTTGAGTCGCGTATTCCGGTGATTAGTGCCGTCGGGCACGAAATCGATGTGAGTATATCGGATATGGTGGCCGATTATCGCGCATTGACCCCCACCCAGGCCGCGGTGGCCTGCACTCCCGTTCGCGACGAATTATTAAGTAATCTGGAAGCGAACCTGTCGCGGTTGGGAGAGTTACTCCGGCAGAAAGCGGAGCGAATTCGCGTCAGACTTGATTCGATAGTGCGACACCAGGCGTTTAGAAGTCCTCTGGATGGCATTCGGGATCGCGAACAGCGTCTGGACTTGCTGGCCGACCGACTGCTCCGAAACTGGCAGGACAGAAAATCCCGCTACCAAAATCAACTCGTCACCGCTTCCGCAAAGCTCGAATCACTGAGCCCGCTCAAAGTACTAAGTCGAGGTTACAGCCTCACCCAGGAAATAGAAACCTCTAAGATAGCTACAACGAAAGAATTGAAAATCGATCAGCGAATTCGAACGCGTCTGGCGGATGGGGAGATCATCAGCCGAATCGAAGAGGTGAAGCCAGCGTCATGA
- the xseB gene encoding exodeoxyribonuclease VII small subunit, with the protein MSETPKSLSMEESLAELEDILSVLESNTTSLEESLSQYERGVSLLKQCYATLSQAELKILKLTGSEDGTLKFENFSHTASSETPAEEAKPATRARRKASKADNEELPF; encoded by the coding sequence ATGAGTGAAACACCGAAAAGCCTATCCATGGAAGAATCGCTCGCGGAACTGGAAGACATCCTTTCCGTCTTGGAAAGCAACACGACTTCCCTGGAAGAGAGCCTCTCTCAGTACGAAAGAGGCGTCAGCTTGCTCAAACAGTGTTACGCGACGTTGAGCCAGGCGGAATTGAAAATCCTGAAGCTCACGGGTTCCGAGGATGGCACTCTGAAATTTGAAAATTTTTCACACACGGCGTCCTCGGAAACCCCCGCCGAGGAAGCGAAGCCAGCGACGCGAGCACGCCGGAAAGCGTCGAAAGCGGATAATGAAGAACTTCCTTTCTGA
- a CDS encoding polyprenyl synthetase family protein — protein MANFQEWAKSHQQSVEEYLQVWLSDQLNGAPKILKEAMLYSLMAGGKRVRPLLVFAAVEALGGNSHQALPAAAAVECVHTYSLIHDDLPAMDDDDLRRGKPTSHKVFGEALAILAGDALLTLAFEILAKDYSSNPAPVLALALGAGPIGMVGGQVLDLIADGQIADAECDRDKNDQLFLKNIQTRKTGALFLASVRLGYEVACLEMSQIEEYWQNLEIYGNSFGQAFQITDDLLDLHSDEQTAGKKTKKDAGRGKLTYPGLIGIEQSELEAEKHFNRGLKAIEVFGEKASPLKDLLLALRNRKK, from the coding sequence ATGGCAAATTTTCAGGAATGGGCTAAGTCGCATCAGCAGTCGGTTGAGGAATATCTTCAGGTATGGCTCTCGGACCAGCTGAACGGCGCTCCGAAAATTCTCAAAGAGGCCATGCTTTACAGCCTGATGGCCGGCGGTAAACGTGTTCGACCGCTTCTGGTTTTCGCAGCTGTAGAAGCTTTAGGTGGGAATTCTCATCAGGCCCTGCCGGCGGCCGCGGCCGTTGAATGCGTTCACACCTATTCTTTGATTCATGACGACCTACCGGCGATGGATGACGATGATCTTCGTCGGGGGAAGCCGACATCGCATAAAGTCTTCGGAGAAGCGCTTGCCATTCTCGCTGGGGATGCGTTGCTTACCTTAGCCTTCGAAATCCTGGCCAAGGATTATTCCTCCAATCCCGCTCCGGTCCTCGCGCTGGCTTTGGGGGCAGGGCCAATAGGCATGGTCGGCGGTCAGGTCCTCGATTTAATTGCCGATGGCCAGATCGCCGATGCCGAGTGTGATCGAGATAAGAACGACCAGCTCTTTCTGAAGAATATTCAGACCCGGAAAACCGGGGCACTCTTCCTGGCTTCCGTCCGATTGGGATACGAAGTCGCCTGTCTGGAAATGTCGCAAATCGAGGAATACTGGCAAAATCTCGAAATCTATGGGAATTCCTTCGGTCAGGCGTTCCAAATCACTGATGATCTGCTGGATTTACACAGCGATGAACAGACTGCGGGGAAAAAAACGAAAAAGGATGCGGGGCGAGGTAAGCTGACCTATCCCGGTTTGATCGGCATCGAGCAGAGCGAGTTGGAAGCAGAGAAGCATTTCAATCGCGGATTGAAGGCTATTGAAGTATTCGGCGAGAAGGCCTCCCCCTTAAAAGATTTGTTGCTCGCCCTAAGAAATCGCAAAAAGTAA
- the ald gene encoding alanine dehydrogenase: MIVGVPSEIKSDEYRVAMIPVGVEELTRAGHKVLVQAGAGTGSGISDERYAESGAEIVPDAATIWKRSEMIIKVKEPLSDEWPSMQAGQVVFTYFHFAADEKLTRAVLESGITAIAYETIKDVRGNLPLLTPMSEVAGRMSIQEGAKYLERPFQGRGILLSGIPGVPPAEVVVLGGGIVGANAAKMAAGLGANVTLLDINLDRLRYLDDVMPKNVTTVFSDRHNILKALAQADLVIGAVLIPGARTPMLVRREDLKKMPHRAVIIDVAIDQGGCIETSRPTTHAHPTYIVDDIVHYCVTNMPGAVGRTSTYGLTNVTLPYALQLANKGVEKASRDNIALAQGINIHQGRVTNQAVAETFKLGYSSAF, translated from the coding sequence ATGATTGTCGGAGTACCGAGCGAAATCAAGTCGGATGAGTATCGTGTAGCCATGATCCCAGTCGGAGTTGAAGAATTGACCCGAGCGGGGCATAAAGTTCTCGTTCAGGCCGGGGCAGGGACTGGCAGCGGTATCTCCGACGAACGCTATGCCGAGAGTGGGGCCGAAATCGTTCCGGATGCGGCGACGATCTGGAAGCGATCCGAAATGATCATCAAAGTGAAAGAACCGCTTTCCGATGAGTGGCCGAGCATGCAGGCCGGGCAGGTGGTTTTTACTTACTTTCATTTTGCAGCCGATGAAAAGTTGACTCGCGCGGTACTCGAAAGCGGCATCACCGCCATCGCATACGAAACTATTAAAGATGTTCGAGGTAATCTTCCGCTTCTTACACCGATGAGCGAAGTGGCAGGCCGGATGAGCATTCAGGAAGGGGCCAAATATCTGGAACGTCCTTTCCAGGGACGCGGCATTCTATTGAGTGGCATACCCGGTGTTCCTCCCGCGGAGGTCGTCGTCCTGGGGGGCGGCATTGTCGGTGCCAACGCGGCCAAGATGGCGGCCGGGTTAGGCGCAAATGTCACTTTGTTGGACATCAATCTCGATCGGCTTCGTTATCTCGATGACGTAATGCCTAAGAATGTCACCACTGTTTTCAGCGATCGCCACAATATTCTTAAGGCCCTTGCACAGGCGGATTTGGTGATCGGCGCGGTTCTGATACCTGGTGCGCGCACTCCCATGTTGGTGCGACGCGAAGATTTGAAGAAAATGCCGCATCGTGCCGTGATCATTGATGTTGCGATCGATCAGGGGGGCTGCATCGAAACCTCCCGCCCGACCACTCACGCTCATCCGACTTACATCGTGGATGATATCGTTCACTACTGTGTGACCAATATGCCCGGGGCGGTAGGTCGAACCAGCACCTACGGACTCACCAACGTTACCCTTCCTTATGCTCTCCAACTCGCCAATAAGGGTGTGGAAAAAGCCTCGCGGGATAACATCGCTCTGGCGCAAGGTATTAACATTCATCAGGGGCGCGTTACCAATCAGGCTGTAGCCGAGACCTTTAAACTGGGTTACTCCTCCGCGTTTTGA
- a CDS encoding putative ABC transporter permease subunit, with protein MTSSHTPLPQPAIFRGLRLTLLRNSSRQLLSSSRIRVITIISCGILVWGAVFGASYSGFTLVNQNKVAAAGGILELLFDSLFFTLGTMLILSTGLIVYASLFTGVETRYLLTTPARADHIFTTKFQSAIGFSSWAFLVLGVPILIAYGITFEVSVWFFLGIPFFLGGFIIIPGAVGSLVCLGIVNLLPRQKKLFLILSLVILSVGVVIWLIRMFVTLRTGVSGNRDALQSIFDMFWLARNRYMPSHWMSKGLLELARGELAEAGYHLALIWSNGLFLFLLAAALAKQVYRRGYNRISTLGGPHRKYGESILDRIMLKFVWFLDTQTKTMIIKDFRTFRREPAQVGQLSLFAVLLLMCVMNSRQFFKADIPIAYQHGLSLLNLSATGLLICAYLGRFIYPLISLEGRKFWILGLLPLKREKLLWGKFAFALTGTLLFGLGMVLLSDLVLNMPWTALGIHLFAMFIMVVGLCGMAVGISAWMPNFRESDPSKIVVGFGGTMFTVTGFGYMVLCVALICGPYHIAYASTAITQLKAQSWWTFAGLPIGIIMAGIAFGFPMRAGIRRLNTMEF; from the coding sequence ATGACTTCATCCCATACCCCCCTGCCCCAACCGGCCATCTTCCGGGGTTTACGGCTGACGTTGTTGCGCAACTCTAGCCGGCAACTCCTGTCGAGTTCAAGAATTCGCGTCATCACCATCATCAGCTGCGGAATTCTGGTCTGGGGAGCCGTATTCGGGGCGAGTTATTCTGGCTTCACTCTGGTGAATCAGAACAAAGTCGCCGCGGCCGGCGGAATCCTGGAGCTACTGTTTGACAGTCTGTTTTTCACTCTCGGAACGATGCTCATCCTTTCCACCGGATTGATCGTCTATGCCAGTCTGTTTACCGGTGTGGAAACTCGCTATCTTTTGACTACACCTGCTCGTGCCGATCATATTTTCACGACGAAATTTCAAAGTGCCATAGGCTTCAGTAGCTGGGCTTTTCTGGTACTCGGGGTGCCCATTCTGATTGCCTATGGGATCACCTTTGAAGTCAGCGTATGGTTTTTTCTCGGCATCCCCTTCTTTCTCGGCGGGTTCATTATCATCCCCGGTGCCGTTGGCAGCCTAGTCTGTTTGGGGATAGTGAATCTCCTACCGCGGCAAAAAAAGCTTTTTCTGATTTTGAGTCTGGTGATCTTATCAGTCGGAGTAGTTATCTGGCTGATCCGGATGTTCGTTACTCTGAGAACGGGCGTGAGCGGCAATAGGGATGCCCTGCAATCGATTTTCGATATGTTCTGGCTGGCCCGAAATCGTTATATGCCCAGCCACTGGATGAGTAAGGGACTTCTCGAACTTGCCCGGGGGGAACTGGCCGAAGCAGGCTATCACCTCGCTTTAATCTGGAGCAATGGGCTTTTTCTATTTCTGCTGGCGGCCGCACTGGCGAAACAGGTTTATCGGCGCGGATATAATCGGATCTCGACACTCGGAGGACCGCATCGAAAATATGGGGAGTCGATCCTGGATCGGATTATGCTCAAGTTCGTCTGGTTCCTGGATACCCAGACCAAGACTATGATTATCAAGGATTTCAGAACGTTTCGTCGGGAACCTGCGCAAGTCGGTCAACTCAGTCTGTTCGCCGTGCTTCTGCTGATGTGCGTCATGAATTCGAGGCAGTTTTTCAAAGCCGATATTCCAATTGCGTATCAGCATGGCCTGAGCCTACTGAACCTCTCGGCGACCGGTTTATTAATCTGCGCCTATCTGGGCAGATTCATCTACCCGTTGATCAGTCTCGAAGGTCGGAAGTTCTGGATTCTCGGTCTGTTACCATTGAAAAGGGAAAAATTGCTTTGGGGCAAGTTTGCCTTCGCTTTAACGGGAACACTCCTGTTCGGTTTAGGCATGGTACTGCTAAGCGATCTCGTCCTCAATATGCCTTGGACGGCCCTGGGCATTCACCTGTTCGCAATGTTTATCATGGTAGTGGGTTTGTGCGGCATGGCAGTTGGCATCAGCGCCTGGATGCCGAACTTTCGCGAGTCCGATCCCTCCAAAATCGTCGTTGGCTTCGGCGGAACTATGTTCACGGTCACCGGTTTCGGTTACATGGTGCTCTGTGTGGCCCTGATCTGCGGCCCGTACCACATTGCATATGCATCCACCGCTATCACCCAGTTAAAGGCTCAATCCTGGTGGACCTTCGCAGGCCTTCCGATTGGGATTATCATGGCTGGGATTGCCTTTGGTTTTCCCATGCGAGCCGGCATCCGACGACTAAACACCATGGAGTTCTAA
- a CDS encoding ABC transporter ATP-binding protein, whose protein sequence is MIELKNVSKLYGDKVAVRDMNLSIAAGELFAFLGPNGAGKTTTIKMICGLLFPSSGSIHIGGYEIQKDGDKARQLISYVPDQPYLYEKLSGREFLTFTADLYGMPRSQSADRIEEMIALFRMQEFVDDLSERYSHGMRQRTVFAAAMVHQPKILIVDEPTVGLDPKSIRLLKDLLREEACRGTTVFLSTHALDVAQELGDRIGIVDHGRLIGCGSLDELRKQASLAGSLEEVFLKITEESTNEQEAAA, encoded by the coding sequence ATGATTGAATTAAAAAATGTCAGCAAACTCTACGGTGACAAAGTCGCCGTAAGAGATATGAACCTATCCATTGCCGCCGGAGAACTCTTCGCGTTCTTGGGCCCCAATGGCGCAGGCAAGACCACCACGATCAAGATGATCTGCGGGCTCCTTTTCCCCAGCTCCGGAAGCATCCACATCGGTGGATATGAAATACAGAAAGATGGCGACAAAGCCCGCCAACTAATCAGCTACGTCCCCGATCAGCCCTATCTCTACGAGAAATTATCGGGCCGGGAATTTCTGACGTTCACCGCCGATTTATACGGCATGCCGCGTTCGCAATCGGCAGATCGAATCGAAGAGATGATCGCCCTGTTTCGAATGCAGGAATTCGTCGACGATCTCAGCGAACGTTATTCTCACGGCATGCGTCAGAGGACGGTATTTGCCGCGGCGATGGTCCACCAGCCCAAAATCCTGATTGTGGACGAGCCGACGGTGGGTCTCGATCCCAAATCGATTCGATTGCTGAAAGACCTTCTCCGCGAGGAGGCTTGTCGGGGTACGACGGTTTTCCTCTCCACGCACGCCCTCGATGTGGCCCAGGAGTTGGGAGACCGCATCGGAATTGTGGATCATGGCCGTTTGATCGGCTGCGGCAGCCTGGATGAACTTCGCAAGCAAGCCAGCCTGGCGGGATCGCTGGAAGAGGTCTTCCTCAAGATCACCGAGGAGTCGACAAACGAGCAGGAGGCTGCAGCATGA